The genomic interval CGGAGTCACAGCCGTGAAAAGTGGCGGAGGCGGACATTGTTGTGGTAACAGTCCGGCCCTAGAGGATGAGAAGAGATGATGCACTCATTTTGAGCGGATAAAAAGAGCGAGATTgcatttttgatttattttgtttgtttatttgttttttttttatctaaagaATGAATcgattctgaaaaaaaagctgCTGTTGCACAGAACGGACTCCAGTCACCTACCAGGAGTTCATTCAGTCGAGCAGAGAGGAGCTACAGCCTGCTGAGACGATGCCAGCGACGTGAAAAAATCACAACATCTGCAGGGGTGTTGCATCCGAGGCTGCTGGATTAAGCCTCCGTGGATCGACCGGGCCTTTTGCACAATATAGGCCCACAGAAGAGCTCCTCAAGGCGGCTGTTGCTTTCATACTGCAAGAGGAGGTAAAATAAGGACAGTTGTATTCCTGGAGGCCTCTGGAAGAACACAGCCTGCTGCTGAGAGGATGACAGACTGACATTAATGGAGGGGTTTGCGGTGCGTTTTCATACTCGACCTCATTAAGACATCAGAACACACACTGCAGGATCTGCACACATTAGGACCTCGAAGAAAagccatctaaaaaaaaaagaaaatcacatgtttttgtgCCATGATTTGGCCTCCTTGTGCTGTAATGATTGCATGATACATGACATCTGGAAAATatgcagaggaagaggatgtgATGTGTTGAGCATTGAAGCTACACATCTAAGctctttttaatatattctcaGGTATATTCTAGGtgtaggtttttttttaataatagaaaaaaaaaatgggcagCGAAGGTGAGATAATAAACAGAGAGCTGTCAAAGATGTCTGACGAGGATTTGCTGGCGTGCTCCAAAGAGGAGCTGGTGATCCGGCTGCGTAAAGAGGAGTCGGAGAAGATCTCTGCTCTCATCCAGCGAGGACGGCTGATAAAGGAGGTGAACAAACAGCTGCAGGGACACCTCCTGGAGATCAGGGAGCTGAAAGTCATCAACCAGCGGCTGCAGGAGGAGAACGTGGAGCTTCGGGACCTCTGCTGCTTCCTGGACGACGACCGGCTCAAAGTGAAGAAGCTGGCCAGAGAGTGGCAGCTGTTTGGGCATCACGCGGCCAAAGTGATGCGGGAGGACCTGGGAGGCTACTTGAAGAAGCTGGCCGACCTGGAGCGCATGCAGGACGGCCTGGTGAAGGAGAACTTGGACCTGAAGGAGCTGTGTCTGGTGCTGGAGGAGGAGTGCGTCAGCAGGAGTGACTCCAGCCCAGGAGGCTCCACTGAGCTCAACCTGCCCTGCATGGTGGCCAGGGACCTGGGGGATGGGAGCTCCAGCACAGGCAGCGTGGGGAGCCCAGACCAGCTCCACCTGGTGTGCTCACCTGATGACTGATGTTCAGCAGTTAAAGGGCTTCCCCTATACTCACATAAGGAATCTGTAGTCTATAGTGGAGCGGATAACATACATTTTTCaatcaaatcgtgcaaatattgatacaagcaccaagtttggcatgatgattgccGAGGGGGTCactaagcaaatataaacgattggccacttgaaaatccaagattttggtggccatttttcaagatggccgccaaattgacctgctgaTGACGATTTATGtatctcatagaaattcatctacttgatcgatttgagtgatcttggtttCAAATTATCTGTTTTCTGGCAAGCTGGATCTAATTTTCatagttttaacaatttttaactgcaacatggcggccatttttcaagaaggctgtcaaatttactagcggagaatgtttttctcAAGTGCATGTacttggtcgatttgaatgTGTACTTATTTAGGTTAATGCAACACAACTActgcttctttaggtttaggcaacaaaactacaacttctttaggtttaggcaaaaaaatggAATTTCACAcggtctatactacagcgcctgacttctgcttctgctcctgtcataattactacggtcgctagaggtttcagtgatctaccatgtgaatagatcaTAAAACCTACTAGTCGGTGTAGTAGGCACCtattgacccatatctatggggcttatagcgactgttaatgcctatttaatagcctgacaacagaaatgcatgtacttggtcgatttgaatgTGTGATGTAGAGTTATATGTTTCATGTATGCTTGATCTAATTTtgtacagctttaacatcctacAATAACTTTTTTGTTACTTTCCTGGCTGTCCgctgagtctttgctttgtgttttttgcgGCTTGAGAGTCCACAGTTCCAGTCCTAGCACCTGGTGTTGGATATAGAGCTTGTCATATTCCTGCTTATCCGGTCTTTCAGGGAAGGAAACTTTGGACCACTGATCCCCTACTActaccaagatcactcaaatcgatcaattagatgaatttctatgagagaaaccattatcggcaggtcaatttggtggccatcttgaaaaatggccgccatctTCGATTTTCACGTGGCCAATCGTTCATCTTTGCTAAGCGTCCCCTCGGGAAttatcatgccaaatttggtgcttgtatcactatttgcatgatttttccactatccgctccactacTAGGGGGTGATGGGATTGACAGAAAGGAGAGCTTTGTCAGACAATATGGTGCAAAAGCATTAGGGCCTTCTGAATGCTGCAAAGATGTGTGTGCCACGATATGGTTTTTGACTTGACAAAGAATCCACCACTATGGACTTtacaaaaaagacatttaataGATGTTTTGCCAGATGATAATGTATCTaaattttacagtgttttttctAACGACTCCTCTGTTTTTGGGAATTTCTCCTTTTTCAgtgttgaaaaaaagaaatgggacCAAAAAAAAGTGGGTCACATCTATAAATTTATCTCATGCACTGGACTAGCCTACACTGGTAGACGCCTTGTTTTTCTATTGCACTGGACAGCGTTATCATGGATCTTTTAAATCCCCAGATCTGAAGATTCATTTCAATCCAGTTTTGAGCCATATTTAGTCCACTGAATTCCAATAGCACTGAAATACATGAGTTGTgataaaaagaggaaaaaaaagaaactattTGATATTTTGCTTTTTGCTAGATGCCCAATAATGTGTAATATTTTATGCACTCTCTTCCTCAGGACAGGATTGGAGTGCCATATGTGCATGATGATTGTCACACTTTGTACAGGCCTGTGAACCAGTCTGATGTGAAGGCCCTTCAGGTTTACTGTGGGTGGGGCTGCTGTGCATAATGTATACATGTGCTAGAGCCAGCACACGTGTTAAGGTTTTGGATCAGACATGATAGATGTCCTTGGACCTCACTCAGAGCTGAACTGAACAAGTTCTgtcacttttttaacaactgGAAACTCTTTGTATCAAACTGGAAGGTCTACAAGTTTTAATGATTTATATTCTATTCAAGCTGTTTAAATTCActtgtattacatttttattacattGTTGTTGATGTTCAATTAGCATATCACAGAGTTTCTTTGAGTTGGCGACAGTCAGCTTTGTCTTCTGTAACTCATGCTTTGTATTTACCCTGTGACATTAGGGATGATCTTAACTTTGACCCGTCTTTCtcttgatttatctgtattaaCTAGCGTTACTAACCGATTTCAGTTTAAATCATAGATAATGCACATGGATTAGAAAAGATTTATTTTGTCGTTAGCTGTTTATTGGTGGGCTATGCTCGTAGTGCATTGAAGAGCTTTAAATACAGTGGGTATGACACTTTGTGTGCTGTTCTGAcctttctttgtgtgtttgacTTTGCAGAAACGagcatttacacatttacatgaCACAGAGTGAAGGATTGATTTCTGCACTCGTTGTTTTGACCTTCGTGTCTGAACCGACTGCGCTTGATTGATGCTCCTCCGTCATGTCACACAGACTGACTATGGATGTtcatcagttttatttttggaGCCCTATTTGCACAGGCTGGAGAGCTGAAGAGAGCAGTAATGCTTTTAGCCACTTAGCGATGCACAGACGTCCTTTGGCAGCAGCATacacacagattttttttctccctcatgCTCTGTAGCTCTCAACCTGATTCTCATTCCATCTCTGCTTTTCTCTCTAACCCCATTTTAGCAGAGAAACCCAATGCCCTCTGAaccatactgtatgtatcagCAACTTCATTTATGGGAAATGGAGTAACAGAGAACACAATGTTCACCGTTGAGGTCATTAGAGTttgtcagtatatatatatatattgcatccATCAAACCCTTTTAATGAGCGTCAGTAAAAGGGttgtgattattttcattacacaTTATTTTCTCAGTTAGTTGTTtcatctataaaatgtaaaaacaaaaggagagagagaaagaaatagcACCTGATTTGagtgttatcaggccattaaatagccgttatcagtcactataagcatcatagatgtgggtctgtaggggcctgctacatcCACCATGGTGTAAaagagaaagtgaaacttaaaagcaacatgttctaacatgttgtaaaactgaatgaaacgtcatgttttgaacacaaacaaaaaaggcttctttaggtttaagtaataaaactacaacttctttaggtttaagcaacaaaactacatctttgggtttaggcaacacaactactgcttctttaggtttagtcaacaaaactacaacttctttaggtttaggcaaaacaaatTCATTTCACACGGTCTGTACTACAgtgcctgacttctgcttctgctcctgtcataattactacagtcacTAGAGggttcagtgatctaccatgtgaatagatgataaaacctactattgggtgtagtaggcacctattgacccatatctatggggcttatagcgactgataatgcctatctaatagcctgacaacagtctaatcgccTGACCATTATAATTCccagggtcaaaggtcatgactttaaaatgcttgattttttttaataatgttttatttttaataatacatttatataaaacacaGCAGCAAAAACTCACATTGGATAAGCTTCAACCAAAGAATATTCAGCTCTCATTTTTGCTTGATTAAACGCAAAATAGCTGCAGATTAATCTCCTATTATTAGTACTAGTATTTATGTTCCAGTTTGGGTTATTCTGGTGTCTCAGTGTTCActttacaaaatgtaaaaatatatatctttcaCACTTTAAAAAATTCATTCTCAATTGAATCTGatgaatgtgttgtttttaagatGCATTTCAGTCTAATCATATCCTCTTGTaatatatgactttttattattattaataatattactaataataataatacaccatCATAAATGTCACACAGTTATGAATCTTTGCTCTTTATTGTCTGCAAAGTAAGGCACTGCCCACCAAAACAGTTCATTTGTCAGAGACAATGAAAACATTACCAAAAATATATTACACtctcaaaaataaatatgtgattATATAATCTATATCAACTCCTACGGCCCAGCCTTAGTGGTAGTTCATTTGCATAGACAATATTAGAATTTTTAAAAGATTCATACAAAAATAAGGACCATTTGTTTAAAAGTACTCTATTTCCCTTGGTGAGGAAGTTTATAAAGTGTTacataacaatgtaaaaaaGTTATCAAATGCCACATTATACTGAATTATCGCTATTAATATATCATTAGATGGAGTTATCACAGTTATTTTCTAGAAAGCTTATATAATTCTATAATTCTGCATGCAATGCTTTCATAAAAAACCTCAAACATGCTCATTCTACATGATAGcttttaaaatgagaaatataaagactttatatttatatcaataCTATAAAGAGTGTAACATTCATATCCTGATAGTACCACTAATTTGCATATTATCTAAGTTAAAGGATCAACTTTCTAAAAAGGAGAAATGAAGCAGATGCACACAGCTCATTTTGAAATGGTTATCAGaatgatcattttcatttcCCTCATGCTTCCCAGAGATCCTTTTTGTCACACGTGATGAAATTAACATTAGTGTTGTAGTCAGGACGACGCGGCCGTCAATCACAGGGTGAGGATGGTCGGGGAGTGCAGGGAGTGATCCGATTGGtctccgctgctgctgctgcggcggtgagctatCCCACAAGGCTGTGGGGCTTGAGAGTGGTGGGTATGATGGGATGTAGCGTGGGACGTGATTGAGGTGCTGGTGTCTGAAGAGGCAGAGGGATAGGTGAAAACCATACCAGCTGTGAAGGGTATGAGAGAGGGAGTAGTTGTGAGGACCGGGGTGTGGAGGGACTCGGATTCAGTGACGACAGCAGATGTCACACGCTTGGTGGGGATGGTTATCTTGGGTTTAGGCTTCTCCATCTTAGTTGGCAGTTTGGTCGAAGGTCCGGGTCTGCTGAATTCCTGTGGCTCCAGTTTGACTCCTGCCAAAGTTGATGGATTTGGGTCTGAATCCGAATCCGAGTCCTCTATTTTACAAATGGGACGGTGAGCCTCCAGGACAAGCTCCAGCTTGTCTTTCTCCTTTTGTAATTCAGCTATTTCCTTCTGTAACTTGGACTTTGCATCCTCCAGCTCGTCAGTCTCCTACGTGAGGGGAAAGCAGAGAAAGACAGTAAATTCTATGACCAATACTTTGTATTACGAGCATTAATATTGTGACATTTGTACAATGCTCACTCACACTTTGCAGTGTGTCTGTCAGCTCCCGGCGGCGATTGcgacattttgctgctgccagTTTATTCCGCTCCCTTCTTATTTTACGTCTCTCCACCTCTTCATGGGATAACTTTGAtgagaaagagaagaataaaggtttaAATACATAACATAAGTTAACCTGATGCAGTGAGTCAAACTCTAAACCCTcctccgttccattgcattcacttcacaacaagtcattgctaGGCACTTACCTATCTcagacatttatctgtttttccaCACTAAACAAAACCCGCAGAAAAACCATGTGATACCCACGTCGTTTTACTATGTGCTCACaaaccttgttagaagtgggaatgAAACGGCTGATTAtctcttccacagagataaacaaaacattcattttggacccgccaacattttttaaatgtttaattcataatcataatatttttttcagaaaaagccatacttttattcagcacctttctaaaggttctgtagatgtattatttttctttgaatattaatctacataaaaatgttatcaataagacctttaatgtcTAAAGTTGGATTGTGAAACCTTTTTGCTCTGGGCAGAAAGCTCAAAATATCAGACAAATAAGGAGACATGTTGGTAGTCCACCACAGACTACATGACACAGGTGAAATACCACCACCATGTGTGTGCACTGAGTCATCACAGTCACGGCGGCTGAATGATTTTGAAATGCCTGAGCTTTTGTGCCTTTGTAACACCCTAACTCTGACTTCACCCAGCATCCTACTGAATAATTGCTGTTGATCCAATATTTCCCGCCCTTTCGGGGTGATGAGTCACACTCAGACCCCAGCGGTGACTCAGGTGTGAGTCACACAACATGACTTGCCCCTGTGAGTCACATGACAATCCACTTCCTGTACCATGAAATTACAACGCCATGAACAAATCTGTGACGGTGATGTGTGTGCAAACGTGTTTctgatgaaacaaaaaaaattactcTGTGGTGGTGACAAAAATTATGACGGTTCTGAAGGTCAAAGTTACGTTGATCTGGGTCACTTTAACATCTGCGATATCTTGTTTTGACATGTAACATTGCCCTGCTAACAAAAAGCAGATCTTTGCAAACAGTGTGTCACAGGTGATCATTTGACTGAGTCAATACTGACTCAAAGTAAACACCATCAAAGAACATAAACAGTGTGTGCTGGCGTCTGGAGAGCAAATTCTcctttaaataatgtattaCATCTAATCTAATTTAATGTAATCTTGTCCTTCCCCTATTTCTAAATTGATTCATCTGATGTGTAAGTCTAGGGGGAAATGACACAGAGTGTATTACAGGATATTACACACAGTAGTTACACAGAAATGATTGAGCTACTGTCCACACCTCACTATGCATTCCCTCTAGGGAAAATATGACTCCCAAGAGAGCTCCACTCTCACTTTTCAAACAGCAGATACGCAAGAAATCCACAATTACCATTGTGTCTACATCAGTAAATCTTTGTATATATGTTCATAAAGTACTTTCTTACATGTTCGTCGTTCCTGCGGCGTGTTGAACCAGTAGTGTATGCAGCTGCTCTAATGACCCCTGGTCTGAGGTAATGGGAATGGGAAGGTGGTGGACCCAGATGCCCCCGTGCCCCTGAGAGGGTTGGGTAGGGGGGCGCTGGAGATCGAGAAGGGCCTGGTGGATGCATGAGGGAGGGCTGGACCAACCACTGGAGGTCCTGGTTGGTTGTGATGGCA from Sebastes fasciatus isolate fSebFas1 chromosome 10, fSebFas1.pri, whole genome shotgun sequence carries:
- the ccdc85b gene encoding coiled-coil domain-containing protein 85B — its product is MGSEGEIINRELSKMSDEDLLACSKEELVIRLRKEESEKISALIQRGRLIKEVNKQLQGHLLEIRELKVINQRLQEENVELRDLCCFLDDDRLKVKKLAREWQLFGHHAAKVMREDLGGYLKKLADLERMQDGLVKENLDLKELCLVLEEECVSRSDSSPGGSTELNLPCMVARDLGDGSSSTGSVGSPDQLHLVCSPDD
- the fosl1a gene encoding fos-related antigen 1a isoform X2; translated protein: MYRNFGNHGRGNPAYTGSNSGSNNLGSTNTTTTQQEQFTMAGSSQFVPSLNAITTNQDLQWLVQPSLMHPPGPSRSPAPPYPTLSGARGHLGPPPSHSHYLRPGVIRAAAYTTGSTRRRNDEHLSHEEVERRKIRRERNKLAAAKCRNRRRELTDTLQSETDELEDAKSKLQKEIAELQKEKDKLELVLEAHRPICKIEDSDSDSDPNPSTLAGVKLEPQEFSRPGPSTKLPTKMEKPKPKITIPTKRVTSAVVTESESLHTPVLTTTPSLIPFTAGMVFTYPSASSDTSTSITSHATSHHTHHSQAPQPCGIAHRRSSSSGDQSDHSLHSPTILTL
- the fosl1a gene encoding fos-related antigen 1a isoform X1 encodes the protein MYRNFGNHGRGNPAYTGSNSGSNNLGSTNTTTTQQEQKFTMAGSSQFVPSLNAITTNQDLQWLVQPSLMHPPGPSRSPAPPYPTLSGARGHLGPPPSHSHYLRPGVIRAAAYTTGSTRRRNDEHLSHEEVERRKIRRERNKLAAAKCRNRRRELTDTLQSETDELEDAKSKLQKEIAELQKEKDKLELVLEAHRPICKIEDSDSDSDPNPSTLAGVKLEPQEFSRPGPSTKLPTKMEKPKPKITIPTKRVTSAVVTESESLHTPVLTTTPSLIPFTAGMVFTYPSASSDTSTSITSHATSHHTHHSQAPQPCGIAHRRSSSSGDQSDHSLHSPTILTL